A genomic region of Pogoniulus pusillus isolate bPogPus1 chromosome 35, bPogPus1.pri, whole genome shotgun sequence contains the following coding sequences:
- the ENG gene encoding endoglin has product MGSRAAPLLPLLLALLGRPDPGRAEGCDLQPVTEEPPVTLSYATSTVARGCVSSSSLGTGHEVHILSIKWSKTSVSPLKVFVTPQAGACTQSPVLVLLCARCSATVTSSCPDLIIHTDAHLDQEVTTALDPELPVATSEGQLLVWAQDTYRGVTSYSELRDPLQIQLHLGEDASRPMDCIPQDHFDATPHLEAEVFFYGMKSCSLGDAQSTRAAHIIRMQPKPSSFITEVNLSLSCPERGNQILILQSQANLTWSLSVNNCDIQLLVSGSYKFTHMFSFLIHGALLPDTEQGLVAKALEMNCSAIASYSIIPASTRISLEILDHETVETVSVMPTPTAPTANSMPRVLLLTLQPWKCTDETMEIVIERSHLQLIKDLVNITLRDISCQAEKNATHFMLRTPLSQCGTSLEDRGHANNELILNLAKGAAPQSVRVAFKCKIPRELFLRLFPTAAFEGPQTELEVNKEAFVQASMRWEDHPADLQLKECWLAVPGREPVLLVQGGKARSAGVAVLEGPPSSHGRKIWRFCFTYAVPEDGRVPFSATLKCKAGLQNNTIFEKVLEVLVKDNWRPPNHRGLGLAAVLGITFGAFLIGALLTAGLWYIYSHTRPISKLQPVSSTAPASESSSTNHSIGSTQSTPCSTSSMA; this is encoded by the exons ACCCCGGGAGAGCTGAAGGCTGCGACTTGCAGCCAGTGACTGAGGAGCCGCCCGTCACCCTGTCCTATGCCACCAGCACGGTGGCACGGGGctgtgtcagcagcagctccctgggcaccgGCCACGAAGTCCACATCCTCAGCATCAAGTGGTCCAAG aCCTCTGTTTCCCCGCTGAAGGTGTTTGTCACGCCGCAAGCCGGTGCCTGCACCCAGTCACCAGTGCTCGTCCTCCTGTGTGCCCGATGCTCTGCCACTGTCACCTCCTCCTGCCCGGATCTGATCATCCACACC GATGCGCACCTGGACCAGGAGGTGACCACAGCACTGGATCCTGAGCTGCCCGTGGCCACCAgtgaggggcagctgctggtctGGGCTCAAGACACGTACAGGGGCGTCACGTCCTACAGTGAGCTGCGGGACCCCCTCCAGATCCAGCTCCATCTGGGAGAAG ATGCCAGCAGGCCCATGGATTGCATTCCCCAGGATCACTTCGATGCCACACCGCATCTTGAGGCTGAGGTCTTCTTCTATGGGATGAAGAGCTGCTCACTTGGGGATGCCCAGAGCACCAGGGCTGCTCACATCATCCGGATGCAGCCCAAGCCCAG CTCCTTCATCACAGAGGTGAACCTGTCCCTGAGCTGTCCTGAGAGAGGCAACCAGATCCTcatcctgcagagccaggccaaCCTCACGTGGTCCCTCTCCGTCAACAACTGCGACATCCAACTCCTG GTCTCTGGGAGCTACAAGTTCACGCACATGTTCTCATTCCTGATCCATGGGGCACTCCTGCCTGACACAGAGCAAGGCCTTGTTGCCAAAGCCTTGGAGATGAACTGCAGTGCCATTGCCTCCTACTCCAtcatccctgccagcacccGCATCAGTCTGGAGATCCTAGACCATG AGACAGTTGAGACGGTGTCTGTGATGCCCACTCCCACAGCCCCCACTGCCAACTCAATGcccagagtgctgctgctcacGCTCCAGCCCTGGAAGTGCACAGATGAAACCATGGAGATTGTCATTGAAAGGTCCCACCTGCAG CTCATCAAGGACCTGGTGAACATCACGCTGCGGGACatcagctgccaggcagagaagaaCGCTACTCACTTCATGCTGAGAACCCCCCTCAGCCAATGTGGCACCTCGCTGGAGGACAGGGGCCATGCCAACAACGAg CTCATCCTCAACTTGGCCAAGGGGGCAGCACCCCAGAGCGTGCGG GTTGCCTTCAAGTGCAAGATCCCACGGGAGCTCTTCCTGCGCCTCTTCCCCACGGCTGCCTTCGAGGGgccacagacagagctggaggTCAATAAGGAGGCCTTCGTGCAG gcatCTATGCGGTGGGAGGACCACCCGGCTGACCTGCAGCTGAAGGAGTgctggctggcagtgccagggcgagagccagtgctgctggtgcagggCGGGAAGGCACGCAGTGCCggggtggctgtgctggagggTCCCCCCAGCAGCCACGGCAGGAAGATCTGGCGCTTCTGCTTCACCTATGCCGTCCCTGAGGATGGGCGCGTCCCcttctctgccaccctcaagtGCAAGGCTGGCTTGCAG AACAACACTATCTTTGAGAAGGTCCTGGAAGTGTTGGTAAAGGACAACTGGAGGCCACCTAACC accgtgggctggggctggctgctgttcTGGGCATCACCTTTGGCGCCTTCCTCATCGGGGCACTCCTCACTGCTGGGCTTTGGTACATCTACTCGCACACCC GTCCCATCTCCAAACTGCAGCCGGTTTCCAGCACAGCACCGGCCtcggagagcagcagcaccaaccaCAGCAtcggcagcacccagagcacccCCTGCTCCACTAGCAGCATGGCCTGA
- the CDK9 gene encoding LOW QUALITY PROTEIN: cyclin-dependent kinase 9 (The sequence of the model RefSeq protein was modified relative to this genomic sequence to represent the inferred CDS: inserted 3 bases in 2 codons; deleted 1 base in 1 codon; substituted 3 bases at 3 genomic stop codons) has protein sequence MIRFLKPSSHELSLLASPVASPYKLCKSSIYLLLDFCEHDLAGLLRNAHVKFTVAKINKVMQMLSNGLHYIHRNKXHLADFGLAQPFSQAKNSQTNXYTHQVVTLWYWASELLLKDQNYGPSTDLWITGCIMAXMWTHGPIMQGNTEQHQLALVRQLCRSIMPEVWPSMDKYRLYQKLHLPRGQQSKVRCSLKAYITDPCALSLISKLLVLDPAXQIDSNEALDHDFFWSDPMPSDLKNMLSTHRQSMLECLVLLCRSQGHVPQQPFSXGSHPAITNQTEFFVRVS, from the exons ATGATAAGGTTTTTAAAACCGTCCAGTCATGAACTG TCTCTCCTTGCTTCTCCTGTAGCCTCTCCATACAAGCTCTGCAAGAGCAGTATCTACCTTTTGCTTGACTTCTGTGAGCATGACCTTGCTGGCCTCCTCAGAAATGCTCACGTCAAGTTCACAGTGGCAAAGATTAATAAGGTCATGCAGATGCTATCTAATGGACTTCACTATATCCACAGGAATAA GCATCTGGCAGACTTTGGGCTGGCTCAACCTTTCAGCCAGGCTAAGAACAGCCAAACAA GCTACACCCACCAGGTAGTGACTCTCTGGTATTGGgcgtcagagctgctgctca AGGATCAGAACTATGGTCCTTCCACTGACCTATGGATCACAGGCTGCATCATGGCATAGATGTGGACCCATGGTCCCATCATGCAAGGAAACACAGAGCAGCACCAACTTGCCCTTGTGAGACAGCTCTGCAGATCCATCATGCCAGAG gTTTGGCCAAGCATGGATAAATACAGGCTGTACCAG AAGCTCCATCTCCCCAGAGGCCAGCAAAGCAAGGTGAGGTGTAGCCTGAAAGCCTACATCACAGACCCCTGTGCACTCAGCCTCATCAGCAAGCTGCTGGTGCTAGATCCTGCCTAGCAGATCGATAGCAATGAGGCACTGGACCATGACTTCTTCTGGTCAGACCCCATGCCCTCAGACCTCAAAAACATGCTGTCCACCCACAGACAGTCCATGCTGGAGTGCCTGGTCCTGCTGTGCAGGAGCCAGGGACACGTGCCACAGCAGCCCTTCAGTTAAGGCAGCCACCCAGCCATCACCAACCAGACTGAGTTCTTTGTCAGGGTATCTTAA
- the FPGS gene encoding folylpolyglutamate synthase, mitochondrial: MDYQDAIRTLNTLQTNASYLEQVKRERSDPQTQLEAMRLFLERSGLKVEDLDRLNIIHVTGTKGKGSACAFTECILRSYGLKTGFYSSPHLVQVRERIRINGQPISRELFSKYFWLVYNRLEETKEPAHASMPAYFRFLTIMAFHVFLQEKVDLAVVEVGIGGAYDCTNIIRSPVVCGVSSLGIDHTSILGDTMEKIAWQKGGIFKPGVPAFTVAQPERPLEVLRDRAQELKCPLYLCPELDAFEGDHRTLELGLAGAHQRSNAALALQLARMWLQRRGCQSLGELMEVAPGTELVGRPVPLAPTFHPTDAMIQGLRETVWLGRTQVLPHGPVTWYLDGAHTTSSIQACVRWFRQAALNQDKPHDGSEVRVLVFNATGDRDTAALLKLLLPCHFDYAVFCPNFAEVSVANNADQQNFNVTLENALTRCLENQRTWTRLLEEKEGSDPWLPTPLQAGGLLQPASARGTLLLVPPAPRPLNSPALVFPCLAQALRWVAQGRDPHLAAPTATGAHPHPAASSGAVLLREAAAVRVLVTGSLHLVGGVLRLLDPALSQ, from the exons ATGGACTATCAG GATGCCATCCGAACCCTCAACACCCTGCAAACCAACGCCAGCTACCTGGAGCAGGTGAAGCGAGAGCGCAGTGACCCCCAGACACAGCTGGAAGCCATGCGGTTATTTTTGGAGAGAAGTGGGCTGAAG GTCGAGGACCTGGATCGACTGAACATCATCCACGTCACGGGGACAAAGGGCAAG GGCTCGGCATGTGCCTTCACCGAGTGCATCCTCCGCAGCTATGGGCTGAAGACAGGCTTTTACAG CTCCCCTCACCTGGTGCAGGTGCGTGAACGGATCCGCATCAATGGACAGCCCATCAGCCGGGAGCTTTTCAGCAAGTACTTTTGGCTTGTCTACAACCGCCTTGAGGAGACCAAG GAACCAGCACATGCCAGCATGCCGGCGTACTTCCGCTTCCTCACTATCATGGCCTTCCACGTCTTCCTGCAGGAGAAG GTGGACCTGGCAGTAGTGGAGGTTGGCATTGGTGGTGCCTATGATTGCACTAACATCATCAG GTCACCAGTGGTGTGTGGGgtctcctccctgggcatcgATCACACTAGCATCCTGGGGGACACCATGGAGaagattgcctggcagaagggggGCATTTTTAAG CCCGGCGTGCCAGCGTTCACTGTGGCACAGCCAGAACGGCcactggaggtgctgagggaccgagcccaggagctgaag TGTCCCCTCTACCTCTGCCCGGAGCTGGATGCCTTTGAGGGGGACCACCGGACattggagctggggctggcaggtgcccaTCAGCGCTCCAACGCTGCCTTGGCCTTGCAGCTGGCACGGATGTGGCTGCAGCGCCGTGGCTGCCAGA GTCTTGGGGAGCTGATGGAGGTGGCACCAGGCACTGAGCTGGTGGGAAGACCAGTGCCGCTGGCACCCACTTTTCATCCCACTGATGCCATGATTCAAG GCCTGCGGGAAACAGTGTGGCTGGGCCGGACCCAGGTACTGCCCCATGGGCCTGTGACGTGGTACCTGGATGGGGcccacaccaccagcagcatccaGGCCTGCGTCCGCTGGTTCCGCCAAGCTGCCCTTAACCAGGACAAGCCCCATGA TGGCTCCGAGGTGCGTGTGCTTGTCTTCAACGCCACGGGGGACCGGGACACGGCGGCACtgctcaagctgctgctg ccctgccacttTGACTATGCTGTCTTCTGCCCCAACTTCGCGGAGGTGTCAGTGGCCAACAATGCAG ACCAGCAGAACTTTAACGTGACGCTGGAGAATGCCCTGACCCGCTGCCTGGAGAACCAGCGGACGTGGACccggctgctggaggagaaggaggggtcAGACCCCTGGCTTCCGACaccactgcaggcaggggggctgctgcagccagcctcagCTCGAGGGACCCTGCTCCTGGTCCCCCCAGCCCCACGACCCCTCAATTCCCCAGCCCTCGTCTTCCCCTGCCTGGCCCAGGCACTGCGGTGGGTGGCCCAAGGCCGGGACCCCCATCTGGCAGCACCCACTGCCACGGGGGCTCACCCCCACCCCGCTGCCAGCagcggggctgtgctgctgcgggaggcagctgctgttcGTGtcctggtcactggcagcctgcATTTGGTGGGGGGGGTCCTCCGGCTGCTTGACCCTGCACTCTCTCAGTAA